From Spirochaeta isovalerica, one genomic window encodes:
- a CDS encoding RnfABCDGE type electron transport complex subunit D, with protein sequence MFQKQNMMRKVLYSLIPVYLFSIYLYGWRALAIAAVVFPLGIATEYIFTKRNNKKVSEAVLVTCTLFTLAMPPLIPLWIAGIGIIFGVMFGKAIYGGFGRNVFNPAITGRLFIYITFPLLMTTSWMTPGRFGTLGADAVSSATSLELMRSGQIPELTDLLFGIRMGTLGGSAVILIVLAAIYLLATKTASWRSMLAMLVSFLGLQAILYYAGVIQAPPLQSLMSGSVLFVGVFMVTDPISSPKKNLALFLYGIIIGVSVALIRDFSLFPEGTSFGILMGNMFAPLLDELASKTGKKKVKA encoded by the coding sequence GTGTTTCAGAAACAGAATATGATGAGGAAGGTGCTGTACTCGCTCATACCGGTCTACCTTTTCTCCATCTATCTCTACGGATGGCGGGCACTGGCCATCGCTGCCGTTGTCTTTCCGCTGGGAATTGCGACGGAATACATCTTTACCAAACGGAATAATAAAAAGGTTTCGGAAGCCGTACTGGTAACCTGTACCCTTTTTACGCTTGCCATGCCGCCGCTCATACCATTGTGGATCGCCGGAATCGGAATAATCTTCGGCGTTATGTTCGGAAAGGCTATTTACGGCGGATTCGGACGGAATGTCTTCAATCCCGCCATTACAGGGCGTCTCTTCATTTACATTACTTTTCCCCTGCTCATGACGACCAGCTGGATGACTCCCGGCCGGTTCGGAACTCTGGGAGCCGATGCCGTTTCGAGCGCAACGTCTCTTGAGCTTATGAGATCGGGACAGATCCCCGAATTGACTGATCTTCTCTTCGGTATAAGGATGGGAACTCTCGGCGGCAGCGCTGTGATTCTGATCGTCCTGGCCGCTATTTATCTACTGGCAACCAAAACCGCGAGCTGGAGATCCATGCTGGCCATGTTGGTCTCTTTTCTGGGGCTTCAGGCCATTCTTTATTATGCCGGCGTTATTCAGGCACCGCCTCTGCAGAGCCTGATGTCGGGAAGCGTTCTCTTCGTCGGAGTTTTTATGGTGACCGACCCCATCTCATCTCCGAAGAAAAATCTGGCGCTCTTTCTCTACGGCATTATCATCGGCGTGTCCGTCGCGCTGATCCGCGATTTCTCTCTCTTCCCTGAAGGAACCAGTTTCGGTATCCTCATGGGGAATATGTTTGCGCCGCTTCTCGATGAACTGGCTTCCAAAACCGGTAAGAAGAAGGTGAAAGCATGA
- a CDS encoding SoxR reducing system RseC family protein: MINKGIIRNISDKDIFVEAFTSESGEGHSCGSGSCDHCSQKGKTRLVRAENPENLSLRIGNTVEMEIPSSAALLAFFRILLLPPLLFALLYIPAAHLLKWTATNSIIAGAAGFSLAIVLILLLKNKTSVKETPRILRVL, encoded by the coding sequence ATGATAAACAAAGGAATTATCCGGAACATTTCCGATAAAGATATTTTTGTTGAGGCTTTCACTTCTGAATCCGGAGAAGGCCATTCCTGCGGATCGGGAAGCTGCGACCACTGCAGCCAGAAGGGGAAGACACGGCTTGTCCGGGCTGAAAATCCGGAGAACCTCTCATTGAGGATAGGAAATACAGTGGAAATGGAGATACCCTCCTCAGCGGCTTTGCTCGCTTTTTTCCGCATACTGCTTCTCCCGCCGCTTCTCTTTGCCCTTTTATACATACCGGCAGCTCATCTGCTCAAATGGACAGCAACCAACAGTATCATAGCCGGAGCCGCAGGGTTCTCATTGGCCATAGTACTGATATTGCTCTTAAAGAATAAAACTTCGGTGAAAGAGACTCCCAGAATTCTGAGAGTCCTTTAG
- a CDS encoding TetR/AcrR family transcriptional regulator, with protein sequence MEKKEKTRETILSKAREIFLKKGLFDVIMDDIAEEAGLTRRTLYRYFATKEDLAFETTIGLIDEWNSYQKEVASGLQGSGLDRLETFLGKLIEYMSDRLDVMRYLGEFDFYFKGEKESVASEEERERFEGVILESDDLLREMLERGIGDKSIRDQIDIPLTIATISNVLWSFAQRVAARDSRIIRETGYRGVELIAHQVSLYIDALKENR encoded by the coding sequence ATGGAAAAGAAAGAGAAAACCAGAGAGACAATATTGTCGAAAGCCCGGGAGATCTTTCTGAAAAAAGGGCTCTTTGATGTGATTATGGACGATATTGCGGAGGAAGCGGGACTGACCAGAAGAACCCTGTACCGCTATTTCGCCACCAAGGAGGACCTGGCTTTCGAGACGACCATCGGCCTGATCGACGAGTGGAACAGCTACCAGAAGGAGGTCGCCTCCGGGCTTCAGGGGTCCGGTCTGGACCGGCTGGAAACCTTTCTCGGAAAACTGATCGAATATATGTCCGACCGTCTCGATGTCATGAGATACCTGGGAGAATTCGACTTCTATTTCAAAGGGGAAAAGGAATCGGTCGCATCGGAGGAGGAGAGGGAGAGATTCGAGGGCGTCATTCTGGAATCCGATGACCTGCTCAGAGAAATGCTCGAACGGGGGATCGGCGACAAATCCATACGGGACCAGATCGATATACCCCTGACAATTGCCACCATATCAAATGTGCTGTGGAGCTTTGCCCAGAGAGTGGCCGCGCGGGACAGCCGCATCATAAGAGAGACGGGATACCGGGGCGTGGAACTCATCGCCCATCAGGTGAGCCTGTACATCGACGCATTGAAGGAGAACAGATGA
- a CDS encoding glycoside hydrolase family 1 protein — protein sequence MKEIELPRDFLLGSATAATQIEGGDKNSNWYHWSLKGKIEGGASSLTAADHWNRVEEDIALMKEMNQEIYRMSLEWSRIEPDESVWSDEGIEHYRRELTLLKEAGIEPLVTLHHFSHPQWFEDKGAWASTESVGFFIRFTSKVVETLGELIGEYCTINEPNVFVNDTYMDGKYPPGHKDDIRSYFKASRNLILAHLEAYELIHRMREERGWKGTRVGMAIHLAWFEKGDGNPLAGLSLKLMDYSFHSLFLKGMVEGRLSFPVGSGHPRGKGLFCDFIGINYYSRHLIHSSLNPATLFGEVRVEENLPDDRLNDLGWEIYPEGLYRTVGKTFEKYGLPVYITENGIPDARDAKRARFIYDHMAQIRKLLDEGVDVRRYYHWSLLDNLEWNDGYGPRFGLIEVDYETQERRIRESGRFYGELCSGKKITQGMMDRYLPGYRK from the coding sequence ATGAAAGAGATTGAATTGCCCCGGGATTTCCTTCTGGGAAGCGCCACGGCGGCCACCCAGATAGAAGGCGGGGATAAAAACAGCAACTGGTACCACTGGTCGCTGAAAGGAAAGATCGAGGGGGGAGCCAGCTCCCTCACTGCGGCGGACCACTGGAATAGAGTGGAAGAAGATATCGCCCTGATGAAGGAAATGAATCAGGAAATCTACCGGATGAGCCTGGAGTGGAGCCGGATCGAACCGGATGAAAGCGTCTGGTCCGACGAGGGCATAGAGCACTACCGCAGAGAACTGACCCTGCTGAAAGAGGCGGGCATAGAGCCTCTGGTAACCCTCCACCACTTCTCCCACCCCCAGTGGTTTGAAGACAAAGGGGCCTGGGCTTCGACGGAAAGCGTCGGATTCTTTATCCGGTTCACATCGAAAGTCGTGGAAACCCTGGGAGAGCTGATCGGGGAGTACTGCACGATCAACGAGCCGAATGTCTTTGTCAACGACACATATATGGACGGGAAATACCCGCCGGGGCATAAAGACGATATCCGGTCCTATTTCAAAGCTTCGCGGAATCTGATACTCGCCCATCTGGAAGCCTATGAACTGATTCACCGCATGAGAGAGGAGAGAGGCTGGAAGGGAACCAGAGTGGGCATGGCCATTCATCTGGCATGGTTCGAAAAAGGGGACGGCAATCCTCTGGCCGGACTGAGCCTGAAGCTCATGGACTATTCGTTCCACAGCCTGTTTTTAAAAGGCATGGTCGAGGGACGGCTCTCTTTTCCCGTCGGCTCGGGCCATCCCCGGGGCAAAGGCCTTTTCTGCGATTTCATAGGCATAAATTACTACTCACGCCATCTGATTCACTCGAGCCTGAATCCGGCGACGCTTTTCGGAGAAGTCCGGGTGGAGGAAAACCTGCCTGATGATCGCCTGAACGATCTGGGCTGGGAAATCTACCCCGAGGGGCTGTACCGCACGGTCGGGAAAACCTTTGAGAAGTACGGCCTCCCCGTCTACATAACGGAAAACGGCATTCCCGATGCCCGCGACGCCAAAAGAGCCCGTTTTATCTATGACCATATGGCCCAGATACGTAAGCTGCTCGATGAGGGAGTCGATGTCAGGCGGTACTATCACTGGTCGCTGCTCGACAATCTGGAATGGAATGACGGCTACGGCCCGCGTTTCGGCCTCATCGAAGTGGATTACGAAACACAGGAGAGAAGAATCCGCGAAAGCGGCCGCTTCTACGGAGAACTGTGCTCCGGCAAAAAAATAACCCAGGGGATGATGGACCGCTATCTCCCGGGATACAGGAAGTGA
- a CDS encoding MFS transporter, translating into MGELKLSTKIGYGMGDLAGNLLFQMTVIYLLFFYTDVLGISAMAAGIIFLIARLWDAVNDPVMGLLMDRTRSKHGKARVYLLYGSLPLGLATIAMFYAPDLPMGGKVAYAAGTYILWGMLFTLVNIPYSSLTASLTDIPQERTDLSSIRMIFMLIGVIIVSVATEPLVSSFATPSRGYFSVTAIFSLLALFFFLLCFRLTGKAASESRKKDESYKLGEIWPLLLKNRQLLIVTAASLIGNMAVFIRETSAIYYVTYNMGDSGMLPFFLGIVVLSMLAANLMIPLATKKWDKKGTYLIGSAIGVAGSVIFHFIPYDQTALIFLFGALSSFGIAAISTVGWAMIPDTIEYGELVTGKRAEGISYAVYSFSQKLATAVAGITVASVLQWSGYAANIPVQSDQTLRGILSTLTVIPVIFIVLSMGIIRLYAIDRTTYEGILLKLKEKMS; encoded by the coding sequence ATGGGCGAATTGAAATTATCCACTAAAATCGGTTACGGCATGGGTGATCTGGCGGGGAACCTTCTCTTTCAGATGACAGTCATCTACCTTCTCTTTTTCTACACCGACGTGCTGGGCATATCGGCCATGGCGGCCGGTATCATCTTTCTCATCGCCCGGCTCTGGGATGCGGTAAACGACCCGGTCATGGGCCTGCTTATGGACAGAACCAGATCGAAACACGGAAAAGCCAGAGTGTACCTTCTCTACGGCTCCCTGCCCCTGGGGCTGGCGACCATCGCCATGTTCTACGCTCCGGATCTGCCGATGGGGGGAAAGGTCGCCTATGCCGCGGGCACCTACATCCTCTGGGGCATGCTCTTCACGCTGGTCAATATTCCCTACTCCTCCCTGACCGCTTCTCTGACCGACATCCCCCAGGAGCGGACAGACCTCTCCTCCATAAGGATGATCTTCATGCTCATCGGCGTCATTATCGTTTCGGTCGCGACTGAGCCTCTGGTATCGTCATTCGCCACACCATCCCGGGGCTATTTCTCCGTAACGGCTATCTTCTCCCTGCTGGCCCTTTTCTTTTTTCTTCTCTGTTTCAGGCTGACGGGGAAAGCGGCATCAGAGAGCCGGAAAAAAGATGAGTCCTACAAACTCGGCGAGATATGGCCCCTGCTTCTGAAAAACAGGCAGCTGCTCATCGTAACCGCCGCGTCTCTGATCGGTAATATGGCCGTATTCATCCGCGAAACTTCGGCGATTTACTACGTCACCTACAATATGGGCGACAGCGGCATGCTCCCGTTCTTTCTGGGCATTGTCGTGCTTTCCATGCTGGCGGCCAATCTTATGATCCCCCTGGCCACTAAAAAATGGGATAAGAAGGGAACATATCTGATAGGTTCGGCCATAGGCGTGGCCGGATCAGTCATCTTTCACTTCATCCCCTACGATCAGACGGCGTTGATCTTCCTTTTCGGAGCTCTGAGCAGTTTCGGGATCGCGGCGATTTCGACAGTCGGCTGGGCCATGATTCCCGATACGATAGAGTACGGTGAACTGGTAACGGGCAAAAGGGCCGAGGGCATTTCCTATGCGGTCTACAGCTTCAGCCAGAAACTGGCCACGGCCGTAGCGGGAATAACGGTGGCCTCGGTTCTCCAGTGGTCCGGCTATGCAGCTAATATCCCGGTTCAGTCCGATCAGACCCTGAGGGGCATTCTCAGCACATTGACGGTAATACCCGTCATTTTCATAGTTCTGTCCATGGGCATCATCCGACTCTATGCAATCGACAGAACAACCTATGAAGGAATTCTGCTCAAACTGAAGGAAAAGATGTCATAA
- a CDS encoding MarR family winged helix-turn-helix transcriptional regulator: protein MANFKSVGNVVSILYRYTQIYLKETLSDLDLHGSGQIKIVLTLSKHPEGLSQDKLARILIVDKATVSKMIRPLVQNGMVERSVNPDDKRAYIVKLSEKALANVPEIKRRTGRWTQLMSRNIPPERMDGFFETMEIMLKNAADYLKEGNIEKS, encoded by the coding sequence ATGGCTAACTTTAAATCCGTAGGCAATGTCGTATCCATACTCTACCGATACACACAGATCTATCTGAAGGAGACTCTGTCCGATCTGGATCTCCACGGCTCGGGACAGATTAAAATCGTTCTGACTCTGTCAAAACATCCCGAAGGTCTGTCCCAGGACAAACTGGCCCGGATATTAATTGTGGACAAGGCGACTGTCTCCAAAATGATCCGCCCCCTGGTGCAAAACGGGATGGTCGAGAGATCGGTGAACCCCGATGACAAAAGAGCCTATATCGTAAAATTAAGCGAAAAAGCCCTTGCGAATGTGCCGGAAATCAAGAGACGGACCGGCAGATGGACCCAATTGATGAGCCGGAATATTCCTCCGGAACGGATGGACGGGTTTTTCGAAACAATGGAGATCATGTTGAAAAACGCGGCCGACTATCTCAAGGAAGGAAATATTGAAAAAAGCTAG
- a CDS encoding MATE family efflux transporter: protein MKKARRIMTEGPIPPILIKMAAGMLFGFIAMSAFNAVDTYFVGRLGAMELAAMSYTFPVVMILNSIALGLGVGLSSNVSRAIGAGKNHLVKRLTTDGLVLAVLVVIIIGMAGILTIVPLFSILGAEGRTLGLIKDYMTIWYFGVPFVVIPMVGNNVIRATGDTLTPSLIMMTSVFINVILDPLMIFGIGPFPAMGISGAALATVIARLTTFFFSLSILGLREKLLSFEIPHHSEVLSNWKQIAYIGVPAALVQAINPLTLGVLTRILAGFGDKVVAGFGAAGRLEFLIMAIPAAFGTVMAPFAGQNWGAKKIERIKEGVRFSAMASLLWGVIVFVLFLFASESIIGLFSSDPVVRNAGAAYMKIMGLGYGFFGILMISSQSLNAMNKPLHSAGVTITKSFIINIPLALIGSRVLMESGVFTASLIANISGGLLGLFIVFRILNHKISQLRETVQATAG from the coding sequence TTGAAAAAAGCTAGAAGAATTATGACCGAAGGCCCGATTCCCCCGATTCTGATAAAAATGGCAGCCGGCATGCTCTTCGGCTTCATCGCCATGTCGGCCTTCAACGCCGTGGACACCTATTTCGTGGGTCGGCTGGGCGCCATGGAACTGGCGGCCATGAGCTATACTTTTCCCGTAGTCATGATTCTCAATTCCATTGCTCTGGGATTGGGAGTGGGCCTGTCCTCCAATGTTTCCCGGGCGATCGGAGCCGGAAAGAACCATCTTGTCAAAAGGCTGACAACAGACGGGCTGGTACTGGCTGTCCTGGTTGTCATCATTATCGGAATGGCCGGAATTCTGACCATAGTCCCCCTCTTCTCCATCCTGGGAGCAGAAGGCAGAACTCTCGGCCTGATTAAAGATTACATGACCATCTGGTATTTCGGGGTACCTTTTGTCGTCATCCCCATGGTCGGCAACAATGTCATCCGCGCGACGGGAGACACGCTCACCCCGAGTCTGATTATGATGACATCGGTGTTCATCAATGTCATACTGGATCCATTAATGATCTTCGGAATAGGCCCTTTTCCCGCTATGGGAATTTCCGGCGCGGCGCTGGCAACAGTCATTGCCCGCTTAACGACTTTTTTCTTTTCACTAAGCATTCTGGGACTCAGAGAAAAGCTTCTTTCTTTTGAAATACCCCACCATTCGGAAGTTCTTTCAAACTGGAAGCAGATCGCTTATATCGGCGTGCCCGCGGCTTTGGTTCAGGCCATAAATCCCCTTACGCTGGGGGTTCTGACCCGTATTCTCGCCGGATTCGGTGATAAAGTGGTGGCCGGGTTCGGTGCTGCCGGTCGACTTGAATTTCTCATAATGGCCATACCCGCCGCATTCGGTACGGTTATGGCCCCTTTCGCCGGGCAGAACTGGGGGGCGAAGAAGATTGAAAGAATTAAGGAGGGCGTCCGTTTTTCCGCCATGGCTTCCCTTCTGTGGGGAGTCATCGTTTTTGTCCTTTTCCTTTTCGCATCCGAATCGATTATCGGTTTGTTCAGCAGCGATCCGGTTGTGAGAAACGCCGGAGCGGCCTACATGAAAATAATGGGCCTGGGGTATGGCTTTTTCGGAATACTGATGATCTCCAGCCAGAGCCTGAACGCCATGAACAAACCGCTCCACTCAGCGGGAGTGACGATTACAAAATCCTTTATTATCAATATCCCCCTGGCCTTGATCGGTTCACGGGTCCTTATGGAAAGCGGTGTGTTTACAGCGTCTCTCATCGCCAATATATCAGGAGGACTACTGGGACTTTTTATCGTATTCAGAATTCTGAATCACAAGATCTCACAATTGAGAGAGACGGTCCAGGCTACGGCCGGTTGA
- a CDS encoding pyridoxal phosphate-dependent decarboxylase family protein produces the protein MSHQSDRDIEILKNLFTAVESFLTSDRGMPYSDRKEPEELSELLELDLERGIEDPETLKHWVETYFRYAVKTHHFGFNNRMWAGANISSIVGEIAAAVSQTDAGSYEAAPVSVLMEKYMIRQMLDLAGFSRGEGQMTTGSSNANMIAMMSARNLLSDHMKSSGLFGHQKLYAFVSSDAHYSLDKAVNILGIGLDQLVKIPVDDHGRMDPVMLQKEMDRVVSSGGKPFFVTATMGTTVRGAYDPLPELVKLREQYHFWLHADGAWGGAAIFSYRLKEKYLAGLEQADSFTMDFHKMPGTSLICNVLLFNNRPGIMDFVCNVGDKSYLHRKEREGEEYNPGAYSLQCGRRVDSLKWFLDWKFYKKEGFAGRIEKYHRLAELGEQIVRETEELEMVVPRESFNLCFRYNAEGDKNSFNELLRKELHKRGITLIAQAFIAGDVSLRLLMTHKDMEEEHLRGLFRKIVSTGRSLDRLSQL, from the coding sequence ATGAGTCATCAATCAGATAGAGATATAGAAATATTAAAAAACCTTTTCACAGCTGTGGAATCATTTCTCACATCCGATAGGGGAATGCCCTATTCCGACCGGAAGGAACCGGAAGAGCTCAGCGAACTCCTGGAACTTGATCTCGAAAGGGGGATAGAGGATCCGGAGACCTTGAAGCACTGGGTGGAAACGTATTTCCGCTATGCCGTCAAAACCCATCACTTCGGTTTTAATAACCGTATGTGGGCCGGAGCCAATATTTCCTCTATCGTCGGAGAAATAGCCGCTGCCGTATCCCAGACCGATGCGGGCAGTTATGAAGCGGCTCCCGTTTCCGTTCTTATGGAAAAATATATGATCCGGCAGATGCTGGATCTTGCCGGCTTTTCACGGGGCGAGGGACAGATGACCACCGGATCCAGCAACGCCAATATGATTGCCATGATGTCGGCGCGAAATCTCTTATCCGATCATATGAAATCGTCCGGTCTCTTCGGACATCAAAAACTCTATGCCTTTGTCAGCAGCGATGCCCACTATTCTCTCGACAAAGCTGTCAACATTCTGGGAATCGGACTGGATCAGCTTGTGAAAATCCCTGTGGATGATCACGGGAGAATGGATCCGGTCATGCTGCAAAAAGAAATGGATCGAGTCGTTTCCAGCGGAGGAAAACCCTTTTTCGTTACGGCGACCATGGGAACCACGGTCCGCGGTGCTTATGATCCCCTGCCTGAACTGGTGAAATTGAGAGAACAATATCATTTCTGGCTCCATGCCGACGGGGCCTGGGGCGGAGCAGCCATTTTCAGTTACAGATTAAAGGAAAAATACCTTGCCGGGCTGGAACAGGCTGATTCATTTACCATGGATTTTCACAAAATGCCCGGCACATCTCTAATCTGCAATGTCCTGCTTTTTAACAATCGTCCGGGAATCATGGACTTCGTCTGCAATGTGGGAGATAAAAGTTACCTTCACCGGAAGGAGAGGGAAGGGGAAGAGTACAATCCCGGAGCGTACTCCCTCCAGTGCGGCCGGCGGGTCGATAGCCTGAAGTGGTTTCTCGACTGGAAATTCTATAAGAAAGAGGGATTTGCCGGTCGGATTGAAAAATATCACCGTCTGGCGGAACTGGGGGAACAGATTGTAAGAGAAACGGAAGAACTGGAAATGGTGGTTCCCCGTGAATCCTTCAATCTCTGCTTCCGTTATAACGCGGAAGGCGATAAAAACAGTTTCAATGAGTTGCTGAGAAAGGAACTGCACAAAAGGGGCATTACTCTGATTGCCCAGGCTTTCATAGCCGGAGACGTCTCACTCCGCCTCCTGATGACTCATAAGGATATGGAGGAGGAGCATCTCCGCGGTTTATTCAGGAAGATCGTATCAACCGGCCGTAGCCTGGACCGTCTCTCTCAATTGTGA
- a CDS encoding tagaturonate epimerase family protein: MILEKYSIGTGDRFGKEASAQLSAVMEAKKKGVDLAIVWNKSFREHEIIHTKPLSVREAADRAVEVAGWDGAYYVDADHINLKSVDLFVDSSDFFTLDVADYIGEKATDESIEEFVKKNRSYAGSLDIPGLDGPVTVKEEDIRSVAEKYLYAIQEAGKIYRHLVSVKGEGRFVTEVSMDETENPQTPEEMIFILAAIARERIPAQTIAPKFSGRFNKGVDYVGDPDVFGKEFRDDMAVIAWAVEEFGMMRNLKLSIHSGSDKFSIYPHVRKAMEEIGGGIHIKTAGTTWLEELIGLAESGGTGLEIAKEVYEKAFGRYDELAAPYATVIDIDKSRLPAPVDVNSWTGRQYADALRHDQSCSEYNLNFRQLLHVGYKVASEMGERYLDALEEHREEVARNVKENLLDRHIAPLFL, encoded by the coding sequence ATGATACTGGAAAAATATTCAATTGGAACGGGCGACCGTTTCGGAAAAGAGGCATCGGCTCAGCTCAGCGCAGTCATGGAGGCGAAAAAGAAAGGGGTCGATCTGGCCATTGTCTGGAATAAATCATTCCGGGAACATGAAATCATTCACACAAAGCCACTTTCCGTCAGAGAGGCCGCCGATCGAGCTGTTGAAGTCGCTGGTTGGGATGGTGCCTATTATGTCGATGCGGATCACATAAATCTTAAATCAGTCGATCTCTTTGTCGATTCTTCCGATTTCTTCACGCTCGATGTGGCCGATTATATCGGGGAAAAAGCAACAGATGAATCTATTGAGGAGTTTGTCAAAAAGAACCGTTCCTATGCAGGCTCACTTGATATTCCCGGACTCGATGGTCCGGTTACCGTTAAAGAAGAAGATATTCGCAGCGTTGCGGAGAAATATCTCTACGCCATTCAGGAAGCGGGTAAAATCTACCGGCACCTTGTCTCGGTAAAAGGGGAGGGTCGTTTCGTAACGGAAGTGTCCATGGATGAAACGGAAAATCCTCAGACTCCCGAAGAGATGATATTTATTCTGGCAGCCATTGCCCGGGAGAGAATCCCGGCGCAGACCATCGCTCCGAAGTTTTCCGGAAGGTTCAATAAAGGCGTCGATTACGTGGGAGATCCCGATGTTTTCGGCAAAGAGTTCCGCGATGATATGGCGGTTATCGCCTGGGCTGTAGAAGAGTTCGGTATGATGCGCAACCTCAAGCTTAGCATCCATTCAGGCAGCGATAAATTCTCCATTTATCCCCATGTGCGAAAAGCCATGGAGGAAATTGGCGGAGGAATCCATATTAAAACGGCCGGCACGACCTGGCTTGAAGAGCTGATCGGGCTGGCTGAAAGCGGCGGAACGGGGTTGGAAATTGCCAAAGAGGTCTATGAGAAAGCCTTCGGACGCTATGACGAACTGGCCGCTCCCTATGCCACGGTTATCGATATAGATAAATCCCGGCTGCCTGCGCCTGTAGACGTCAATAGCTGGACTGGAAGACAGTATGCCGATGCTCTGCGCCATGATCAGAGCTGTTCCGAATATAACCTGAATTTCCGCCAGTTGCTCCACGTGGGATACAAAGTGGCATCGGAAATGGGCGAGCGCTATCTCGATGCCCTGGAAGAGCACAGGGAAGAGGTCGCCAGAAACGTTAAGGAGAATCTTCTGGACAGGCATATCGCACCGCTTTTTCTATAG
- a CDS encoding LacI family DNA-binding transcriptional regulator, whose amino-acid sequence MTIYELAEKAGVSTATISRVLNNSPKVSEKTRDRIHKLMKEENYVPSAFARGLSGSPGKTIGILTIDIRDQYFAAVIHSLEQELSLYQYNVILCNTGGELDDQRNYISLLRQKQVDAMVLVGSVFRNPHLKGIIREVTETVPLIIVNEKVSGPNIYSVICEEGKGIEDAVRKLYESGRRSFLFVKPGQTYSSNRKERGFRKALENLDIATENRVLEIPKGLQPAQDASSRITDLPFKVDAVICGEDLTAMGIIKGLKEKGVDIPGTTAVTGFNNSIYAEGSTPTITSVDSQSDAMGLAAARLTLDILNGRNVPVLSSINTSLIVRESTGPL is encoded by the coding sequence ATGACCATCTATGAACTGGCTGAAAAAGCCGGCGTTTCAACAGCAACCATTTCCAGGGTTCTCAATAACAGCCCCAAAGTGAGCGAGAAAACCCGGGACCGAATACACAAACTGATGAAAGAGGAGAATTACGTACCGAGCGCCTTTGCCCGGGGGCTATCCGGCTCTCCCGGCAAGACGATCGGAATACTGACCATAGATATTCGTGACCAGTATTTCGCTGCAGTAATTCATTCGCTCGAGCAGGAATTGAGTCTTTATCAGTACAATGTCATTCTCTGCAATACCGGAGGCGAATTGGACGATCAGAGAAATTACATATCCCTGCTCAGGCAGAAACAGGTCGATGCCATGGTCCTCGTGGGTTCCGTCTTCAGAAATCCCCATTTGAAAGGCATTATCAGGGAAGTGACGGAAACCGTTCCACTTATCATCGTCAATGAAAAAGTTTCGGGTCCCAATATATATTCGGTTATATGCGAAGAGGGAAAAGGCATTGAAGATGCTGTCCGGAAACTCTATGAGTCCGGCCGTCGATCATTTCTCTTTGTCAAGCCCGGACAGACCTACAGTTCAAACCGGAAGGAAAGAGGTTTCAGAAAAGCTCTGGAGAATCTGGATATTGCGACAGAGAATAGAGTTCTGGAAATTCCGAAAGGATTACAGCCTGCACAGGATGCGTCATCGCGTATTACTGACCTCCCCTTTAAAGTCGATGCGGTGATCTGCGGAGAAGACCTGACAGCTATGGGTATCATTAAAGGACTGAAGGAGAAAGGTGTGGATATCCCGGGCACGACAGCCGTGACAGGATTCAACAATTCGATTTATGCCGAAGGCTCGACTCCCACCATTACTTCCGTTGACAGCCAGAGCGACGCCATGGGTCTGGCTGCCGCACGGCTGACCCTCGATATCCTGAACGGGCGCAATGTGCCGGTCCTCAGTTCCATAAACACATCATTAATCGTCAGAGAAAGCACAGGTCCCTTATGA